One part of the Methylobacterium mesophilicum SR1.6/6 genome encodes these proteins:
- a CDS encoding tyrosine-protein phosphatase, which translates to MFNRFLKPETRYARRMARIARFERPIAGPGDRLKAWANMLLMDHGVFRLAYLNRHRVGSGGLWRSAQPGPHQLARFRAEGVRTIISLRGGREHGSWPLQREACERHGLILREFVLRSREAPDRETILGARAFFASVAYPAVMHCKSGADRAGLASALYLILHEGRPVAEAARQLSARYGHLRFAKTGILDAFFARYRVEGEANGIDFLTWVETIYDPEALKRDFRPGFWSDLAVDRLLRRE; encoded by the coding sequence TTGTTCAACCGCTTCCTCAAGCCCGAGACGCGCTACGCGCGGCGCATGGCGCGGATCGCCCGCTTCGAGCGGCCGATCGCCGGCCCCGGCGACCGGCTCAAGGCCTGGGCCAACATGCTGCTGATGGACCACGGGGTGTTCCGCCTCGCCTACCTGAACCGCCATCGGGTCGGCTCGGGCGGCCTCTGGCGCTCGGCCCAGCCCGGCCCGCACCAGCTCGCCCGGTTCCGCGCCGAGGGCGTGCGGACGATCATCTCCCTGCGGGGCGGGCGCGAGCACGGCTCCTGGCCGCTGCAGCGGGAGGCCTGCGAGCGCCACGGGCTGATCCTGCGCGAGTTCGTGCTGCGCTCCCGGGAGGCGCCGGACCGGGAGACCATCCTGGGCGCCAGGGCGTTCTTCGCGAGCGTCGCGTATCCGGCGGTGATGCATTGCAAATCGGGCGCCGACCGGGCCGGCCTCGCCTCGGCGCTCTACCTGATCCTGCACGAGGGCCGCCCCGTCGCCGAAGCCGCGCGGCAGCTCTCGGCGCGGTACGGCCACCTGCGCTTCGCCAAGACCGGCATCCTCGACGCGTTCTTCGCCCGGTACCGCGTGGAGGGCGAGGCGAACGGGATCGATTTCCTCACCTGGGTCGAGACGATCTACGACCCGGAGGCGCTCAAGCGCGACTTCCGGCCGGGTTTCTGGTCGGATCTGGCGGTGGACCGGCTGCTGCGGCGGGAGTGA
- a CDS encoding gamma carbonic anhydrase family protein: MPLYALDEHVPQLADPDRVWIAPDAQVIGRIHLGLDVGIWFGSALRGDNEPIRIGDRTNVQEGVIMHVDPGFPLTIGADVTVGHGAIVHGCTIGDGSLIGMGATVLNGAVIGRGCLVGANALVTEGKTFPDHSLIVGAPAKAVRILEEADIEGLRQAAQRYVENARRYRAGLRRIDA; encoded by the coding sequence ATGCCGCTCTACGCCCTCGACGAACACGTCCCGCAGCTCGCCGATCCCGACCGCGTCTGGATTGCGCCCGACGCGCAGGTGATCGGCCGGATCCACCTCGGCCTCGATGTGGGCATCTGGTTCGGCTCTGCGCTGCGCGGCGACAACGAGCCGATCCGCATCGGTGACCGGACCAACGTACAGGAGGGCGTGATCATGCACGTCGATCCCGGCTTCCCGCTCACCATCGGGGCGGACGTCACCGTCGGCCACGGGGCGATCGTCCACGGCTGCACGATCGGCGACGGCAGCCTGATCGGGATGGGCGCCACGGTGCTCAACGGCGCGGTGATCGGCCGGGGCTGCCTCGTCGGCGCCAACGCGCTGGTGACGGAGGGCAAGACCTTCCCGGACCACAGCCTGATCGTGGGGGCGCCCGCCAAGGCCGTGCGCATCCTCGAGGAGGCCGATATCGAGGGCCTGCGGCAGGCCGCCCAGCGCTACGTCGAGAACGCCCGGCGCTACAGGGCCGGGCTGCGCCGCATCGACGCCTGA
- a CDS encoding glycosyltransferase family 2 protein: MSTAVITLNKGRRSHLIRLLEGLGRGALPDGCIVVEMGGDDAPLPALPFPVERVPFPHDGLPLAAARNAGRRAAGADTLIFLDVDCIPAAGLVAGLSRAVAEQDGLICCEIGYLPSGAVTDGWREADLDRLGHPHPVRSFPQPGAVIPAPQPGLFWSLAFAVRVATYDRLGGFDEGFSGYGAEDTDLAFRADKAGVPILFLGGPKAYHQHHPGFDPPLQHFRDIVTNASRFHDRHGIWPMDGWLDGFARLGLIAADRREGIVVQRDPTPAEMAAARLPDARPF, from the coding sequence GTGAGCACGGCGGTCATCACCCTCAACAAGGGCCGGCGGTCGCATCTGATTCGTCTGCTCGAAGGGCTGGGTCGCGGCGCGCTGCCGGATGGCTGCATCGTCGTGGAGATGGGCGGAGACGACGCGCCCCTGCCCGCCCTGCCCTTCCCGGTGGAGCGGGTGCCGTTTCCGCATGACGGCCTGCCGCTGGCGGCGGCGCGCAACGCCGGCCGCCGGGCAGCCGGGGCCGACACGCTGATCTTCCTCGACGTGGACTGCATCCCCGCGGCGGGCCTCGTCGCCGGCCTCTCGCGGGCGGTGGCCGAGCAGGACGGCCTGATCTGCTGCGAGATCGGCTACCTGCCCTCCGGAGCGGTCACGGACGGCTGGCGCGAGGCCGATCTGGACCGACTGGGACACCCGCACCCTGTGAGAAGCTTCCCGCAGCCGGGAGCGGTGATTCCGGCACCGCAGCCGGGCCTGTTCTGGTCGCTCGCCTTCGCGGTGCGCGTAGCGACCTACGACCGGCTCGGCGGGTTCGACGAAGGCTTCTCGGGCTACGGGGCGGAGGACACCGACCTCGCCTTCCGGGCGGACAAGGCCGGCGTGCCGATCCTGTTCCTCGGCGGTCCGAAGGCCTACCACCAGCACCATCCGGGTTTCGACCCGCCGCTCCAGCACTTCCGCGACATCGTCACCAACGCGTCGCGCTTCCACGACCGGCACGGGATCTGGCCGATGGACGGCTGGCTCGACGGCTTCGCCCGGCTCGGGCTGATCGCTGCCGACCGGCGGGAGGGGATCGTGGTTCAGCGCGATCCGACGCCGGCGGAGATGGCCGCCGCGCGGCTGCCGGACGCGCGGCCGTTCTGA
- a CDS encoding prephenate dehydratase yields the protein MTDRTIAYQGEPGANSHIICAEAYPDWRPLPCNTFEDAFAAVTEGRAQRAMIPIENSIAGRVADIHHLIPLSPLHIVAEHFLPIHFQLMVLPGTKVEALKSVHSHVHALGQCRRIIRRLGLKAVVAGDTAGAAREIAEIGDPTRAALAPALAAEVYGLDIVERDVEDEVHNTTRFVVFSPEAEPVAPGTQACVTSFVFRVRNIPAALYKALGGFATNGVNMSKLESYMMDGEFTATQFYAEVDGHPEDPGLARALDELGFFSRELRVIGTYPAHPFREAARPAAE from the coding sequence ATGACAGACCGCACCATCGCCTACCAGGGTGAGCCCGGGGCCAACTCGCACATCATCTGCGCGGAGGCCTACCCGGACTGGAGGCCGCTGCCCTGCAACACCTTCGAGGACGCCTTCGCAGCCGTCACGGAGGGCCGGGCCCAGCGGGCGATGATCCCGATCGAGAATTCGATCGCGGGCCGGGTCGCCGACATCCACCACCTGATCCCGCTCTCGCCGCTGCACATCGTGGCCGAGCACTTCCTGCCGATCCACTTCCAGCTGATGGTGCTGCCGGGGACGAAGGTCGAGGCGCTGAAGAGCGTCCACAGTCACGTCCACGCGCTCGGCCAGTGCCGTCGGATCATCCGCCGCCTGGGCCTGAAGGCCGTGGTGGCCGGCGACACCGCCGGCGCGGCCCGCGAGATCGCCGAGATCGGCGACCCGACCCGGGCGGCGCTCGCCCCCGCGCTCGCCGCCGAGGTCTACGGCCTCGACATCGTGGAGCGCGACGTCGAGGACGAGGTGCACAACACCACCCGCTTCGTGGTGTTTTCCCCCGAGGCCGAGCCGGTCGCGCCGGGGACGCAGGCCTGCGTGACGAGCTTCGTGTTCCGCGTGCGCAACATCCCCGCCGCCCTCTACAAGGCACTCGGCGGCTTCGCGACCAACGGCGTCAACATGTCGAAGCTTGAGAGCTACATGATGGACGGCGAGTTCACCGCCACGCAGTTCTACGCCGAGGTGGACGGCCACCCTGAGGATCCGGGCCTCGCCCGGGCGCTCGACGAGCTCGGCTTCTTCTCCCGGGAGCTGCGGGTGATCGGCACCTACCCGGCCCACCCGTTCCGGGAGGCCGCGCGGCCGGCCGCGGAGTAG
- the ppa gene encoding inorganic diphosphatase yields MKIDAIPLGKKPPHDVNVIVEVPLGGEPIKYEMDKESGALVVDRFLYTPMFYPGNYGFIPHTLSGDGDPCDVLVANTRAVVPGAIISARPVGVMVMQDEGGEDEKVIAVPSRHLTKRYDRVENYTDLPEITIQQIQHFFEHYKDLEPGKWVKFVRWGDKEEAHRLIEEAIERGKAKK; encoded by the coding sequence ATGAAGATCGACGCCATCCCGCTCGGCAAGAAGCCGCCGCACGACGTCAACGTGATCGTGGAGGTGCCGCTCGGCGGCGAACCGATCAAGTACGAGATGGACAAGGAGTCCGGCGCGCTCGTCGTCGACCGGTTCCTCTACACGCCGATGTTCTATCCGGGCAATTACGGCTTCATCCCCCACACCCTGTCGGGCGACGGCGATCCCTGCGACGTGCTGGTGGCCAACACTCGCGCTGTGGTGCCGGGCGCCATCATCAGCGCGCGCCCCGTGGGCGTGATGGTGATGCAGGACGAGGGCGGCGAGGACGAGAAGGTCATCGCGGTGCCCTCCCGCCACCTGACCAAGCGCTACGACCGGGTCGAGAACTACACTGACCTGCCCGAGATCACGATCCAGCAGATCCAGCACTTCTTCGAGCACTACAAGGATCTGGAGCCCGGCAAGTGGGTCAAGTTCGTCCGCTGGGGTGACAAGGAGGAGGCCCACCGGCTGATCGAAGAGGCGATCGAGCGCGGCAAGGCCAAGAAGTAA
- a CDS encoding SAM-dependent methyltransferase translates to MSRRTETLPDDYFAGIYASDPDPWRFTSSPYERDKYAATLAALPQARYRSAFEPACSIGVFTRALSERCERLLATDLVPAAVQAAQARCADRPHVEIRQGAVPADWPPGRFDLIVLSEFLYFLAPRDLTELVRLVGEAVEPDGDMVLVHWLGETDYPQSGDGAAEGFIGLAAPFARVVHQSRTPEYRIDVLRAGTAS, encoded by the coding sequence ATGAGCCGACGCACCGAGACCCTGCCGGACGATTATTTCGCCGGCATCTACGCGAGCGACCCCGATCCCTGGCGGTTCACGAGCTCGCCCTACGAGCGCGACAAGTACGCGGCGACTTTGGCCGCCCTGCCGCAGGCGCGGTATCGGTCCGCCTTCGAGCCGGCCTGCTCCATCGGCGTCTTCACCCGCGCCCTATCCGAGCGGTGCGAGCGCCTGCTCGCCACCGATCTGGTCCCGGCAGCCGTGCAGGCCGCGCAGGCCCGCTGCGCCGACCGGCCCCACGTCGAGATCCGCCAGGGCGCGGTGCCGGCCGATTGGCCGCCGGGCCGGTTCGATCTGATCGTGCTGTCCGAGTTCCTGTACTTCCTGGCACCCCGTGACCTGACCGAGTTGGTCCGCCTGGTCGGCGAGGCCGTCGAGCCCGACGGCGACATGGTGCTGGTGCACTGGCTCGGGGAGACCGACTATCCGCAATCGGGCGACGGCGCCGCCGAGGGTTTCATCGGGTTGGCCGCGCCGTTTGCCCGGGTCGTGCACCAATCGCGGACGCCTGAGTACCGGATCGACGTCCTGCGCGCCGGGACGGCGTCGTGA
- a CDS encoding GNAT family N-acetyltransferase: protein MSTRTTSIRRAREADIGGLSRVFDASWREAYRGIIPGVALERLIASRDRAWWRGALRRGRPVAVVETGDLLVGYASYGRTRSRTLGTEGEIDELYLLPEYQGVGLGRRLFRAVRNDLSDHGLTQLGVWSLEDNDRAGAFYEGLGGRPGPRTLDRMAGLALPKVGYLFG from the coding sequence ATGAGCACGCGCACCACGAGCATCCGCCGGGCCCGCGAGGCCGATATCGGCGGCTTGTCCAGGGTGTTCGATGCGTCGTGGCGCGAGGCCTATCGCGGGATCATCCCGGGCGTGGCCCTGGAGCGCCTGATCGCCAGCCGCGACCGGGCGTGGTGGCGCGGCGCCCTGCGCCGCGGGCGGCCCGTGGCGGTGGTGGAGACGGGGGATCTGCTGGTCGGCTACGCCTCCTACGGCCGGACCCGCAGCCGCACCCTCGGCACCGAGGGCGAGATCGACGAACTCTACCTCCTTCCGGAATACCAGGGCGTGGGCCTCGGCCGCCGCCTGTTCCGGGCCGTGCGCAACGACCTCTCGGATCACGGCCTGACCCAGCTCGGCGTCTGGAGCCTGGAGGACAACGACCGCGCCGGAGCCTTCTACGAAGGTCTCGGCGGCCGTCCCGGACCGCGGACCCTCGACCGCATGGCCGGCCTCGCCCTGCCCAAGGTGGGCTACCTCTTCGGCTGA
- a CDS encoding PIG-L deacetylase family protein, with amino-acid sequence MRADAFLAAADTLPLASLDELAGPGGLVVVAPHPDDESLGCGGLIAAACAAGRPVRLVVVSDGCGSHTQSRLYPPDTLRTLREAETLRAVAVLGLAAEDVTFLRLPDAHVPSDGPAAEAAAAAVARAASACGAGAVFVTWRHDPHCDHRAAALIVALARPRLPGVRIYEYPVWGWTLPPETEVGPAPTGLRLDVSAHREAKAHAVAAHESQTTDLISDDPQGFRLEPAMIDRLCGPYERFVAVPA; translated from the coding sequence ATGCGCGCCGACGCCTTCCTGGCAGCCGCCGACACGCTGCCGCTCGCGAGCCTCGACGAACTCGCGGGCCCCGGCGGCCTCGTGGTCGTAGCGCCCCACCCCGACGACGAGAGCCTGGGCTGCGGCGGCCTGATCGCCGCCGCGTGCGCGGCCGGGCGGCCCGTGCGTCTCGTGGTCGTCAGCGACGGCTGCGGGTCGCACACCCAGTCCCGGCTCTATCCGCCGGACACGCTGCGCACCTTGCGCGAGGCGGAGACCTTGCGGGCGGTGGCGGTTCTCGGCCTCGCGGCGGAGGACGTCACCTTCCTGCGGCTGCCCGACGCGCATGTGCCGAGCGACGGCCCGGCCGCCGAAGCGGCGGCCGCGGCGGTGGCGCGTGCGGCTTCCGCCTGCGGCGCCGGCGCGGTGTTCGTGACGTGGCGGCATGACCCTCATTGCGATCACAGGGCCGCCGCCCTCATCGTCGCGCTGGCGCGTCCGCGTCTGCCCGGGGTGCGGATCTACGAGTATCCGGTCTGGGGCTGGACGTTGCCGCCCGAGACCGAGGTCGGGCCGGCCCCGACCGGCCTGCGCCTCGACGTGTCCGCCCACCGGGAGGCCAAAGCTCACGCGGTCGCCGCGCACGAGTCCCAGACCACCGACCTGATCTCGGACGATCCCCAGGGTTTCCGGCTGGAGCCCGCGATGATCGACCGGCTCTGCGGTCCCTACGAGCGCTTCGTGGCGGTGCCGGCATGA
- a CDS encoding helix-turn-helix domain-containing protein, protein MSPAQSRAARGLLGWSEAELAAKVGCDEKLVRDFEGGYGDPPSGQIEAIRSALSVAGAVFTDAPTPGVHLRERRGADEGTRLDALTTENDR, encoded by the coding sequence ATGAGCCCGGCACAGTCGCGGGCGGCCCGCGGTCTGCTCGGGTGGTCCGAGGCGGAACTTGCCGCCAAGGTCGGATGCGACGAGAAGCTTGTGCGCGATTTCGAGGGTGGCTATGGCGACCCGCCGAGCGGCCAGATCGAGGCGATCCGGAGCGCGCTGAGCGTGGCCGGAGCCGTGTTCACCGACGCGCCGACGCCGGGCGTCCACCTGAGGGAACGGCGCGGCGCCGACGAGGGGACCCGCCTCGACGCGCTGACCACGGAGAACGACCGGTAA
- a CDS encoding META domain-containing protein: MRGVLIATVACAVLAADLSAATQAQAQMGGAPTGFGRGNRRPGGEDEKKPQYVPGAKASEKIFPLDSTWTAVSLNGKPFAGGDRPSFIIDKQYRARGYGGCNTFAATAFPLKEQHIAVGPLALTKKSCDKGLAATEQAFFIALRTSAVWDMVGSQLVLKSPNGELKFDRAL, encoded by the coding sequence ATGAGAGGGGTGCTGATCGCGACTGTGGCCTGTGCTGTGCTGGCCGCAGACCTTTCCGCGGCAACGCAGGCGCAGGCGCAGATGGGCGGAGCCCCGACGGGCTTCGGCCGCGGCAACCGCCGTCCCGGCGGCGAGGACGAGAAGAAGCCCCAGTACGTGCCGGGTGCCAAGGCCAGCGAGAAGATCTTCCCGCTGGATTCGACCTGGACGGCCGTCAGCCTCAACGGCAAGCCGTTCGCCGGCGGCGACCGCCCCAGCTTCATCATCGATAAGCAGTACCGGGCCCGCGGCTACGGCGGCTGCAACACCTTTGCGGCGACTGCGTTCCCGCTCAAGGAGCAGCACATCGCGGTGGGCCCGCTCGCCCTCACCAAGAAGAGCTGCGACAAGGGGCTGGCCGCGACCGAGCAGGCCTTCTTCATCGCCCTGCGCACCTCGGCCGTGTGGGACATGGTGGGCTCGCAGCTCGTCCTGAAGAGCCCGAACGGCGAACTCAAGTTCGACCGCGCCCTTTAA